In the Candidatus Chromulinivoraceae bacterium genome, one interval contains:
- a CDS encoding N-acetylmuramoyl-L-alanine amidase yields the protein MKLPFNSDDDAVIRGRQTAPFVSGRYSSFTPVSQGSHPAQEEKSSFRLIFRFLVLVGALYLTYTCYGLISHGFNLHSAQAAAVAALPTKPQTICLDPGHGGDDPGATSSDGGITERDINLQVAQQVEQSLQTAGYKVYMTRTTNDETLSNSDRYTYCNNQHATIMASIHHNDYSDSTVDYSTALFYKDQDQALASSILDSVSSKLQTTNDNIAQFDDGVLSESTMPAALSEGFFITSDNEYAQLTAANSTRLSDEAAGITTGIVNYFTKPKSSQPAINTNPQVIERSDT from the coding sequence ATGAAATTACCGTTTAATTCAGATGACGACGCAGTTATCCGAGGCAGACAGACTGCTCCTTTTGTATCTGGTAGATATTCGAGCTTTACGCCTGTTTCACAAGGTTCACATCCTGCTCAAGAAGAGAAAAGCAGCTTTCGTTTGATTTTTCGCTTCCTCGTTTTAGTCGGTGCTCTCTATCTGACCTATACTTGCTATGGTCTTATATCGCACGGATTTAATCTTCATTCCGCTCAAGCGGCCGCAGTCGCTGCGCTACCCACCAAACCGCAGACGATCTGTCTAGATCCTGGCCACGGTGGCGATGATCCGGGTGCAACAAGTAGTGACGGCGGCATTACAGAGCGCGATATTAATCTCCAAGTCGCTCAGCAGGTTGAACAGTCGCTCCAGACTGCAGGTTACAAAGTGTATATGACGCGTACGACCAACGATGAGACACTTTCTAATAGTGATAGGTACACCTACTGCAATAATCAGCACGCAACTATTATGGCCTCTATTCACCATAACGATTATTCGGACAGCACGGTGGATTATTCAACAGCTCTATTCTATAAGGACCAAGATCAAGCATTGGCATCAAGTATCCTCGATAGCGTCTCATCTAAATTGCAAACAACCAACGATAACATTGCTCAATTTGATGATGGTGTTTTGTCGGAGTCCACTATGCCTGCAGCATTAAGCGAAGGATTTTTTATTACAAGTGATAATGAATATGCGCAGCTAACAGCGGCAAATTCTACACGGCTCTCAGATGAAGCGGCTGGTATTACGACGGGCATTGTGAACTACTTCACTAAACCGAAGTCTTCACAGCCGGCCATTAATACGAATCCACAAGTTATTGAACGCAGTGACACATAA
- a CDS encoding heavy metal translocating P-type ATPase produces MNDLQRFIKSYPLVSLVLVCILISAVFETVNFHSGAVALLSFFSLVVAIKLGYEMIMTLREGRYGIDILAVTAIISTIAVGEQWAAIIIVLMLTGGEALEDYAANRAKRELNDLLERAPQTAHKIVGNSVETIPLIQVRIGDHLLVKPGEVVPVDATLESPAAELDESSLTGESLPVTYKKGEQLLSGSINGSGSITIKVLKTAEDSQYQQIIKLVKSATSVPAPFVRLADRYAVPFTLISFAIAGVAWTLSGNPLRFAEVLVVATPCPLLLAAPIALISGMSRAAKNGIIIKNGAILERLADTRVVAFDKTGTLTHGEPDIQKIYAANGFKESEVLAYAASAEQQSVHVLAQALITETKKQHITIHSPTNVSEVIAQGITATVQGKKVLVGKFAFLKHEDIKIHETALKSGETAVYVAVDGKFAGAITFSDRVRPESKQAIRELAAMHITKTLMLTGDSQGTASRIAKEVGITDIHAECLPIDKVNVVRNLSTRPVMMVGDGVNDAPVLAVADVGMAMGARGSTAASETADVVVLVDDIQKSAQAIQIAKRTISIALQSIWVGIAISIILMLIASTGFIPAIVGAVLQEVVDVIVIFNALRAHGPWQLQRH; encoded by the coding sequence ATGAATGACTTACAGCGTTTTATTAAGAGCTATCCTTTAGTATCACTCGTACTTGTCTGTATATTGATAAGTGCCGTATTCGAAACGGTTAACTTTCATAGCGGCGCAGTAGCTCTTCTTAGTTTCTTTTCACTCGTCGTCGCCATAAAACTTGGCTATGAGATGATCATGACCCTGCGCGAAGGCCGATACGGCATTGATATCCTCGCCGTCACTGCCATTATAAGCACCATCGCCGTCGGCGAGCAGTGGGCGGCTATCATTATTGTTTTGATGCTCACTGGTGGCGAAGCTCTTGAAGATTACGCAGCTAACAGAGCCAAGCGAGAGCTAAACGATCTTTTGGAGCGTGCGCCTCAAACAGCCCATAAAATCGTAGGTAATTCGGTTGAAACGATCCCGCTTATACAGGTAAGAATAGGCGATCATCTATTAGTAAAGCCCGGCGAGGTTGTTCCAGTAGACGCCACGCTCGAAAGTCCAGCAGCCGAGCTAGACGAATCATCGCTAACTGGTGAAAGTTTACCCGTAACCTACAAAAAAGGTGAGCAGCTTCTTAGTGGATCTATAAATGGCAGCGGAAGTATTACTATTAAGGTGTTAAAAACCGCCGAAGACAGCCAGTACCAACAGATTATTAAGTTAGTTAAATCCGCCACTAGCGTACCGGCGCCATTCGTCCGACTAGCCGACCGTTACGCCGTACCATTTACACTTATCTCATTCGCTATTGCTGGAGTCGCATGGACACTCTCTGGCAACCCACTTCGATTCGCCGAGGTATTGGTCGTCGCCACTCCATGTCCGCTTCTCCTTGCTGCACCTATTGCACTTATTTCTGGCATGAGCCGGGCAGCAAAGAACGGAATCATCATTAAAAACGGTGCCATTCTGGAACGACTGGCAGATACACGAGTTGTTGCATTCGACAAAACCGGTACGCTAACGCATGGTGAACCAGACATACAAAAAATCTACGCAGCGAATGGATTTAAGGAGAGTGAGGTATTAGCCTACGCAGCAAGCGCCGAACAACAATCCGTTCACGTTTTGGCCCAAGCATTGATTACCGAAACAAAGAAACAACATATTACTATTCACTCGCCGACGAATGTCAGTGAAGTCATTGCCCAAGGGATTACGGCGACAGTGCAAGGTAAAAAAGTCCTCGTCGGGAAATTCGCATTCTTAAAGCATGAGGACATAAAAATACACGAAACGGCGCTCAAGTCTGGTGAAACTGCTGTATACGTAGCAGTAGATGGAAAATTTGCAGGAGCAATAACATTCAGTGATCGTGTTCGACCCGAAAGTAAACAAGCTATACGTGAGCTTGCGGCTATGCACATTACAAAAACTCTCATGTTAACAGGCGACTCACAGGGAACAGCCAGTCGCATTGCAAAAGAGGTTGGCATCACTGATATTCACGCAGAGTGTCTTCCGATAGATAAAGTTAATGTCGTACGAAACCTTTCAACTCGCCCCGTGATGATGGTAGGGGATGGCGTTAATGATGCGCCTGTTCTGGCCGTGGCGGATGTCGGTATGGCAATGGGCGCAAGGGGATCAACGGCAGCTAGTGAAACGGCAGACGTTGTCGTGCTCGTTGATGATATTCAAAAAAGCGCTCAGGCTATTCAGATCGCTAAGAGAACAATTAGCATTGCTCTGCAGAGTATATGGGTGGGCATCGCTATTAGTATAATCTTGATGTTGATCGCTTCTACTGGATTCATTCCAGCTATTGTGGGGGCTGTGTTACAAGAAGTTGTTGATGTGATCGTTATTTTCAACGCGCTCAGGGCTCATGGTCCATGGCAACTGCAGCGTCACTAG
- a CDS encoding quinone-dependent dihydroorotate dehydrogenase has translation MISSLSTSTERLYQHVGKPIFFKLPPDRVHDTILSLGKLTQRSTMLRKLIRKSWAYHNPEALKQTIHGITFQNPVGLSAGFDKNFALPPLMHAIGFGFMEGGSITFHQCDGNPRPWFYRLPHTKSLVVHAGLANDGVEAITHRLQNYDGRQLRDFPLNISVAKTNSPQTCTDDEAVADYIGSLHYLRRARVGDMITLNISCPNTYGGEPFTTPERLEKLLTAVDRLHLVTPLFIKMPSHLPWQEYNRLLRVIARHCVDGVTIGNLAKNRAKVSAKDVLPDTIHGGLSGKPTQKDTNELIRKTYLTYGKRFIIIGVGGIFTAKDAYEKIKLGANLVELITGMIFEGPQLIGQINHDFVTLLEQDGYTHISQAIGTGAYW, from the coding sequence ATGATCTCATCTTTAAGTACCAGTACTGAACGTTTATATCAACATGTCGGCAAGCCAATTTTCTTTAAGCTGCCGCCGGATAGAGTCCACGATACAATCCTATCACTCGGCAAACTCACGCAGCGTAGCACGATGCTTCGTAAACTCATCCGTAAGAGCTGGGCTTACCATAATCCAGAGGCGCTTAAACAAACAATTCATGGTATTACGTTCCAAAACCCCGTCGGTCTCTCAGCCGGATTCGATAAAAACTTTGCATTGCCACCACTTATGCACGCCATTGGTTTTGGGTTTATGGAAGGTGGTTCCATTACATTTCATCAATGCGACGGCAATCCACGGCCGTGGTTTTACCGACTGCCTCATACTAAATCACTAGTCGTCCACGCCGGGCTTGCTAATGACGGCGTAGAGGCAATTACGCACCGACTACAAAACTATGACGGCCGCCAACTGCGTGATTTTCCCCTCAATATATCAGTAGCAAAAACAAACTCACCTCAAACTTGTACTGACGATGAGGCAGTAGCCGATTATATTGGAAGTCTACATTACCTGCGTCGAGCCCGAGTAGGTGACATGATTACACTTAATATTTCATGTCCTAATACTTACGGAGGCGAACCCTTTACGACACCAGAGCGCCTTGAAAAGCTACTCACTGCAGTCGATAGACTTCATCTCGTCACACCGCTATTTATAAAGATGCCCAGCCACTTACCGTGGCAAGAATACAATAGACTACTCCGCGTTATAGCACGTCACTGTGTTGATGGTGTGACGATTGGAAATTTAGCGAAAAATCGTGCCAAGGTAAGTGCCAAGGACGTGCTGCCCGATACCATACACGGTGGCCTCAGCGGCAAACCAACACAAAAAGATACAAACGAATTAATCCGCAAAACATATCTTACCTATGGAAAGCGTTTTATCATCATTGGCGTCGGTGGCATTTTTACAGCTAAGGATGCGTATGAAAAAATTAAACTTGGCGCTAATTTAGTCGAGCTAATCACAGGAATGATTTTCGAAGGTCCACAACTAATAGGTCAGATTAATCACGACTTCGTGACTCTCTTAGAACAGGATGGCTACACCCACATCAGTCAAGCAATTGGTACGGGTGCCTACTGGTAG